GTGATGAAATCGACAAAGACCTCTTCGCTGCCTCAACAAAGATAACCGTCGGTGATGGGAATATGACATGCTTCTGGGATTCCGCTTGGATTGATGGGCGCAGGCCAAAAGATCTTATGCCATTGGTCTACGCAATCTccaaaaataggaaaaagtccCTACGCCAAGGGAAAGAGGACGACGCATGGGTGCATGACCTAATCTTTGACGCAAGCTCAACCATCACAGTCAACCTAGTGGAACAGCTGGTCCGCTTGTGGGAAGCGGTCCGAAATGTGCAGTTAGTCAGTGAAGAGCCGGATCAGATTGTTTGGAAATTCACAGGCAATGGCCATTATACAGCCTCTTCGGCCTATCATGCACAATGCTTGGGGGCGCCAAGTACAAACCTCAACTCTTTGATTTGGAAAGCATGGGCCCTGGGGAAATGCAAATTTCATGCCTGGCTCATCATCCAGAATAGAGTCTGGACGTCCGACCGACTTGCAATAAGAGGTTGGCAGAACAACGGCCATTGCCCCCTCTGTCGTTGCGAAGCTAAGACGGGATTGCATCCTGTCGCCACATGCAGATACACAAAGAGAATATGGCACCACGTTGCCGGATGGGTGGGATATCATCAATTGGAGCCGTCCCAGTGGGAGGAAGCCCGGTCAGTCCGCCAATGGTGGGAAAGCCTAGCAAATACTCCCAACATCCCAAAAAAGGGCCTTCGGTCCCTCATCCTACTAGTAGTCTGAGAAATCTGGAAGGAGAGAAATCGTAGGATTTTCGATCACAAAGAGATGGCGGTAGGCCTTCTCCTAGCAAAAATAAAAGAGGAGGCTAGCCTGTGGGCCTTAGCAGGGGCAAAAAGATTGCGCGAATTCGTCCCACACATTGTATAGTTTATAGCTTAAAGTCTTTTTTGCTTTACCCTTAGGGGTTGTATTTTCTCcttctatattcaatgaaaaggcGCACTCTTGTGCCGTTTTCCGTTCGAAAAAAATTCTTGTAAGAAGTATGGGATGAACATACGCTTTTCATTTTGCGCAAAATTTTTAGATTTTAGCACAGCCCTCTTTTAACTGATTTTTGTGTCAAAGTCATCGAGAGCGGTAGATTTTGGATGTTCTGTAGTTCTTTATGCTGGAGTTAAATATTCTAACTGTTGTCATTTAGGCTCTCTTAAAAATTGTTAGAATGTTTGATCGATCATGGGCCTGCAGATTTCAGTGGGCATACATATCGTCCCCCCAGCTCAAAACAGTATACAGATGGTCATAATCTTGTTTACTTGCGTGTAACAAATTTGCACCATTTGAATGATCAAATTAATAAGCGACGATGATTCTACTATGGTTCAAACTAATGCTGAATTTGCTGAAAATTTTTAGCTTTTGGGACTGAATATGGTGACTCCACATCCAACATTACGTACGGATCCTACAAAGTTATAACTAAAAAGAAGATCTACTTACGCTCTAAACTTGAAGATTTCTCCTCTTTCATATCCTTAATTCTTAGTTCTTACCCCCTACAGAGAAACGCCTAGGGTCTTTCGGCTAACTCCACAAGGTGATGGGCTAGACGATCTGAGTTCGAAGCATCAcctcttctaattatttgatattagatccttccctaatattcgtgtttttttaacataaaaaaGAAGCACAGAAAAGGTTGCAAGAACACAATATCCAACAAATATGAAAACAAGAGACAGACTAAATGAAAACAACTAATTCATTTTCCATGCATTTACCCAACAAGACACAATATACCTCTAGTTACATTCTCAAGGACGATAAAATTACCTATACAACAAATTTATTTTCCATGCACTACACTATATGAAAACAAGAGTCAGACTAAATGCATCTCCCTAAACAAGAAACAAGAAACACAAATTAATGTGTAGCTATATATTATTACAAGAAACGATTAGAAACAATAGACAAGACTAAATCTACTTAAAGTTAAAACACAAATGTgtagtgcatgcatgcagtggCTTACCATAGAGAAAGACTGTTGCCTTGGTGCCTCCATGCTTCCTTGCATCCACTGCGTTCCCTCTCCAATCTACATACCCTTCATCAAGTGCCATCTATATATGCTTCTCCAAATCAGCCTtaatgcacatatatatacaccgtTGTACCACAAATTAACGAACAAAACAGACTGCTGCTGCTCCTATCTCTCTATATGTTTGGAGAGTGTTTTCGAATCTCAGAAGAGACAAGTAATTAATATCCTGGACATCTCATGATCAGGAGACGATGGCTAATATATataagtagctagctagctcttggTGTATATACTCACGTGGTCTCCTgtgcatttcccacatttttcTTCAGGTGACGCGGCGTATGGACTGCGCGCGGGGCTCCGGGACGTGGCCAAAGATCTCGTCACGTTTAGGCTGCGTTGGGGTGAGGGTTTTGGGTAAGCTAATACTATATCAATATACGCGCGAGTatatttttcaaactattaaactgggtgtttttataaaaatatatatatataaatatcgtaaaaaattatacaaatctatcttttaaatttataatagttagtatttaattaattatacgctaataAAACATAATAATCAGCTAACTCTCGATCAAACTCAGCCTAATGATGCATGTGTTTACTACTACGTGGCTTGTCCCGTCGCTAGCTGGTCAGATCTCCGCTCTCCGGTTAGCCTGGAGCTTGCCTGTCGCTACCGCTGCAGATCTCCCCCGAATAATTTGGATTTTCTGAGTGGTCGCCACATCTTCCCCGCGCGTGTCCTGCGAGTTGAAATTACGAGTGTCAGTAAACTGAAACGGCTTGTAAAGCTGTGATGCACATGCCGCTTTGACAAATTTCAATATCTTATGTCCACGTGATCCTCTATTCAATGAAGTTTTCATGTGCTGTAAATTAGTAGACATGAAATATGTTTTTCAAGGATGTTCTGTGTGTAAAGATGATTAAAATAACAGTGCATCACTGATTTTGTTGTGTGCCAGAAGATTCAGAAGATCCTCTGAATGCTGCTCTTGATACTAGTAGTCTCTTGCACTGGGGGCAGCTATATCACGACTAATTCCATGAGGTACCAGGAAAGTAGGAAGAGATATAATTGGGCATTAGTAAAATTTTGTACGGTCATAGACATACAGTTGTATTGGAGTTGTCTCTGAATGATATATTTTGCCACAGAAAACGACCACTTTTACACACATTTGGGTCGGAATGGTACAAAATGTACATTTGAGTCGAAATGATCAACGACCAAGTCCAGCCAATCAACTGAACACAAACAGCATGATACAACTTACATCAGTACATGGTTACCTTTTGCTTTGCATCTGTGAAGTAAATGGTGCTTCAAGAGCAATCAAATCTATCACGGTGAGTCCTGATCAGCTGATGGGGTGACCATGCGTGGATTGTGCCGGTAGGCATACTTCTTCGCCCAGTACAGGTAATTCAAGAAGCCAAGCAGCCCGATAACAGCAACCACCCAGTAAAACAAGTCAAGGTGGCTGTTGTTCAAGCTTGTACCCTCGAGCCACCCTCTATGGTGTCCATGCCTCGTAGCCTTGTTCACCAGCTCCACCAGGAACGTGCCCATCCATGAAGCGAGACCCAGCTCGCACCAGAACAGCGCCGTGCCAATGGACTTCATATCCTTTGGTGCTTCGCTGTTGAAGAACTCAAGCAGCCCGACGAACGATGTAACGTCTGACACGCCAAGCAAGAAGAACTGAGGTGCAAGCCAGAAGAGGGACATCTGCACAGCTGCctccttcctctttctctcgaCGACTGCTGCAACGGCCGATGCAACTATCATGGAGGCAAAGCCTAAGCCAACACGTTGCAGGTGAGTGATACCGCAGGCATATCCTGTGCGCTTGCGCATGAACGGAACAAGGAAGCGATCATAGACGGCGAGCATTAGCATCTGGAATGTGATGGGGATCACAAAGAGCGTCGCGGGGGAGATATGTATCTTGCCCAGCCTTGTGTTTGTCATGCTACCTTGTTGCACAGTGAAAGTGAGGAGCAGAGGGTTTGAGATATAACCGATCATGGAGCTGATGAAGAGGGGAAGCATTCGAAGAACAATCTTTGTCTCCTCCACTTTCATTGTGCTGCAAACTGACCAGGCTCCATCTTCACCATGGTTGATGGAGGCTTTGTCAAGAAatctggcaaaaaaaaaagtgtgcagaAGAGTTTATAACATTTACTAAAGAATCATATTCTCTTAAAATCCATGCATGATGTGTGATACCCTTAACTGAAAAAATGTGTGT
This window of the Oryza sativa Japonica Group chromosome 4, ASM3414082v1 genome carries:
- the LOC4336249 gene encoding protein NRT1/ PTR FAMILY 4.5 isoform X2, producing the protein MEESELHGLCSALGLLALQAYLPSLHPPPCNIEAELSNCEEVHGFNTVILHIGLYTWAFSEGCIRACTPSLGADQFDHEDPSESRQQSSFFNWFTFGISLGGFIGLILIVWLENYKGWDIGFGVCALLILLGLLIVATGLPFYRNQVPEGSPLTRILQVLVVAFKNRKYELPEKLEEAQENRNGLDSIEVPRPTNFLKFLDKASINHGEDGAWSVCSTMKVEETKIVLRMLPLFISSMIGYISNPLLLTFTVQQGSMTNTRLGKIHISPATLFVIPITFQMLMLAVYDRFLVPFMRKRTGYACGITHLQRVGLGFASMIVASAVAAVVERKRKEAAVQMSLFWLAPQFFLLGVSDVTSFVGLLEFFNSEAPKDMKSIGTALFWCELGLASWMGTFLVELVNKATRHGHHRGWLEGTSLNNSHLDLFYWVVAVIGLLGFLNYLYWAKKYAYRHNPRMVTPSADQDSP